In one window of Leptolyngbya sp. CCY15150 DNA:
- a CDS encoding alanine/glycine:cation symporter family protein — protein MPFLVLWLLLGGLFFTLRMGLINLRGFAHAIAVLRGRYDAADEVGEVSHFQALSTALSATIGLGNIAGVAIAIHLGGPGAVFWMTLAALLGMSNKFVECTLGQMYRVVRPDGTVVGGPMYYLSQGLAERGLGRLGQILAGMFALFCLLGTLGASTLFQANQSYQAIATVVPALADWDWLYGAVLAGLVGLVLIGGVQRIGWVTSRLVPLMCGLYVGAALWVLLSHATEIPGAIATIVQGAFSPQAVEGGFVGVLVQGLRRSVFSNEAGIGSAAIAHAASRTREPIREGIVAMLEPFIDTVIVCNMTALVVIITGTYRDPALAGVSGAELTSIAFGSVISWFPLVLAIAVFCFAFSTVISWGYYGEQSWDYLLGDLGRRTHGLYKLLVLAGVFIGAIADPQAVIEFGDGMMLSMAVPNLLGLYLMTGMVTRELRRYMTRLKAGAFEPVLVSQSVPGKRSPVDSRP, from the coding sequence ATGCCTTTCTTGGTGCTGTGGCTGCTGCTGGGCGGGCTGTTTTTCACTCTACGCATGGGGTTGATTAACCTGCGGGGCTTTGCCCATGCCATTGCGGTGTTGCGCGGTCGCTATGATGCTGCCGATGAGGTGGGGGAAGTGTCCCATTTCCAGGCTCTGTCCACGGCCCTGTCTGCCACCATTGGTCTGGGCAATATTGCCGGGGTGGCGATCGCCATCCACTTGGGCGGGCCCGGGGCCGTCTTTTGGATGACCCTAGCCGCTCTACTGGGTATGAGCAATAAGTTTGTGGAATGTACCCTCGGGCAGATGTACCGGGTGGTGCGTCCCGACGGCACGGTGGTGGGCGGCCCCATGTATTACCTGTCGCAAGGGCTAGCAGAACGGGGGCTGGGCCGGCTGGGGCAGATTTTGGCGGGGATGTTTGCCCTGTTTTGCCTGTTGGGCACCTTGGGAGCCTCTACCCTGTTTCAAGCCAATCAATCCTATCAAGCGATCGCCACCGTGGTTCCAGCTCTCGCAGACTGGGACTGGCTCTATGGGGCGGTGTTGGCTGGCTTGGTGGGTTTGGTGTTGATTGGTGGCGTGCAGCGGATTGGCTGGGTGACCAGTCGCTTGGTGCCCTTGATGTGTGGCCTCTATGTAGGTGCGGCGCTGTGGGTGTTGCTGTCCCATGCGACGGAGATTCCGGGGGCGATCGCCACCATTGTCCAAGGTGCCTTTTCCCCGCAAGCGGTGGAGGGGGGCTTTGTGGGGGTGCTGGTGCAGGGATTGCGGCGATCGGTCTTTTCCAACGAGGCGGGCATTGGCTCGGCAGCGATCGCCCATGCGGCCTCCCGCACCCGTGAACCGATTCGGGAAGGAATTGTGGCCATGCTGGAGCCGTTTATTGATACGGTGATTGTCTGCAACATGACCGCCCTAGTGGTGATCATCACCGGCACCTATCGGGATCCTGCCCTGGCGGGGGTGAGCGGGGCGGAGTTGACGAGTATCGCCTTTGGTTCGGTGATCAGTTGGTTTCCCTTGGTGTTGGCGATCGCCGTCTTTTGCTTTGCCTTCTCCACGGTGATTTCCTGGGGCTACTATGGCGAACAGAGCTGGGATTATCTGCTCGGCGACCTGGGGCGGCGTACCCATGGGCTGTATAAACTGCTGGTGTTGGCGGGGGTGTTTATTGGGGCGATCGCTGATCCGCAAGCGGTGATTGAATTTGGGGATGGCATGATGCTGTCGATGGCCGTGCCCAATCTGCTGGGGCTGTATCTGATGACCGGCATGGTGACCAGGGAGCTGCGTCGCTATATGACCCGCCTCAAAGCCGGAGCCTTTGAGCCCGTCTTGGTGTCTCAATCTGTCCCAGGGAAGCGATCGCCGGTGGATAGCCGTCCTTAG
- a CDS encoding endonuclease MutS2 has protein sequence MSLPTPIQLDTLDLLEWPRLCQHLATFTATKLGAVAARQIRIPTALSESMILLAQTQDMAELEQTLSSRLSFDGIQDIGDALERSALLGVLGGTELLAIATTLSGVRNLRRVIDAHAAVPTLKTLVTDLRTYPDLEQQIHHCIDDNGQVADRANPALRGIRDSIRSVRSRIYDQLHQVLNRQANAVQEPVITQRGDRFVIPVKAPQKDAVPGIVHDVSASGATLYVEPQSIINLGNQIRQAWRQERVEEEKILRDLSAAVAAVKPDLDHLLAIATLLDLAMARARYGLWLNANPPRFVEPQDEAVVLRDLRHPLLVWQQHHEQGPEVVPISLTIQSHIRVVAITGPNTGGKTVTLKTLGLACLMAKAGLFVPAREPVEIPWFQAVLADIGDEQSIEQSLSTFSGHIRRVGRILEAIAPESTAPESMAPESTAPESTAPDADNTASLANALVLLDEVGAGTDPSEGSALAIALLRYLADHAQLTMATTHFGELKALKYDDDRFENASVEFNDQTLSPTYRLLWGIPGRSNALAIAQRLGLDVSIIDQAREYVGLSGADDVNQVISGLEAQRRHQEESANATAKLLRQAERLHDEVSRKAAMLKERERDLQQQQEQAIQAAIAQAREEIAQVIRRLQRGPQTAQAAQRATQALQGIAEEQLNPTPKPPKPGFRPQVGDRVRIPKLGQTAEVLTPADEDGELTVRFGMMKMTVSLADVESLQGEKAELPKAKPAPAPPPPPPPAPAVRTSKNTVDIRGSRIMDAEMALEKAIAQAPVGPLWIIHGKGTGKLRAGVHEFLKQHPQITSFDLALQSDGGAGVTVAQVK, from the coding sequence TTGAGCCTTCCCACCCCCATTCAGCTTGATACCCTAGACCTCCTGGAGTGGCCCCGCCTCTGCCAGCATCTGGCCACGTTTACGGCCACGAAGCTGGGAGCGGTTGCGGCCCGCCAGATTCGCATTCCGACGGCGTTGTCGGAAAGTATGATCCTGCTTGCCCAAACCCAGGACATGGCGGAGCTAGAGCAGACCTTGAGCAGTCGGCTGTCCTTTGATGGCATCCAAGACATTGGCGATGCCCTCGAACGATCGGCGCTGCTGGGCGTGTTGGGGGGAACGGAACTGCTGGCGATCGCCACTACCCTGTCCGGTGTGCGCAACCTGCGGCGCGTTATTGATGCCCATGCCGCCGTCCCGACCTTGAAAACCCTGGTCACCGATTTGCGTACCTATCCAGACCTGGAGCAGCAGATCCACCACTGCATTGACGATAACGGCCAGGTGGCTGACCGGGCTAACCCTGCCCTGCGCGGCATTCGCGACAGCATCCGCAGTGTGCGTAGCCGCATCTACGATCAGTTACATCAAGTGCTCAACCGGCAAGCCAATGCGGTGCAGGAGCCGGTGATTACCCAACGGGGCGATCGCTTCGTGATTCCCGTCAAAGCGCCCCAGAAGGACGCGGTGCCCGGCATTGTCCATGATGTATCGGCGAGTGGCGCGACGCTTTACGTAGAGCCCCAGTCGATTATTAACCTGGGCAACCAAATCCGGCAGGCTTGGCGACAGGAGCGCGTGGAAGAGGAGAAAATTCTGCGAGACCTGAGTGCCGCCGTGGCAGCGGTGAAGCCGGATCTGGATCATCTGCTGGCGATCGCCACCCTCTTAGATCTAGCCATGGCTCGGGCTCGCTACGGTCTGTGGCTGAATGCCAACCCACCCCGCTTTGTTGAGCCTCAGGACGAAGCAGTGGTGCTGCGAGATCTGCGCCATCCCCTCCTGGTTTGGCAGCAGCACCATGAACAGGGCCCCGAGGTGGTGCCCATTAGTTTGACGATTCAGTCCCACATTCGGGTTGTCGCCATCACCGGCCCCAACACCGGCGGCAAAACCGTCACCTTGAAAACCTTGGGACTAGCTTGCCTCATGGCCAAAGCCGGTCTCTTTGTGCCGGCGCGGGAACCGGTGGAAATTCCCTGGTTTCAGGCCGTGCTGGCCGACATTGGAGACGAGCAATCCATTGAGCAAAGCCTGTCTACTTTTTCGGGGCACATTCGCCGTGTGGGACGGATTTTGGAGGCGATCGCCCCCGAGTCCACCGCCCCCGAGTCCATGGCCCCCGAGTCTACCGCTCCCGAGTCCACCGCTCCCGATGCCGACAATACCGCATCCCTGGCCAACGCCCTCGTCCTACTCGATGAAGTGGGAGCTGGCACCGATCCCTCAGAGGGCAGCGCCCTGGCCATTGCCCTGCTGCGTTATCTGGCGGATCATGCCCAGTTGACCATGGCCACCACCCACTTTGGCGAACTCAAAGCCCTCAAGTATGACGACGATCGCTTTGAAAATGCCTCAGTGGAATTCAATGACCAAACCCTGTCCCCTACCTATCGCCTGCTCTGGGGCATTCCCGGCCGCTCCAATGCCTTGGCGATCGCCCAGCGATTGGGACTAGATGTCAGCATTATCGATCAAGCCAGGGAATACGTCGGTCTGTCCGGTGCTGATGACGTCAACCAGGTGATTTCCGGCCTAGAAGCCCAGCGCCGCCATCAGGAAGAAAGTGCCAACGCCACGGCCAAGCTGCTGCGCCAAGCCGAACGCCTCCATGACGAAGTTTCCCGGAAGGCAGCCATGCTTAAGGAACGGGAGCGGGATCTGCAGCAGCAGCAAGAGCAGGCCATTCAAGCTGCGATCGCCCAGGCGCGGGAAGAGATTGCCCAGGTGATCCGCCGCCTGCAGCGCGGCCCCCAAACGGCCCAGGCTGCCCAGCGGGCCACCCAAGCCCTGCAGGGCATTGCCGAGGAGCAGCTCAACCCTACGCCCAAGCCGCCCAAGCCAGGCTTCCGTCCCCAGGTGGGCGATCGCGTGCGCATTCCCAAACTCGGGCAAACCGCTGAGGTGCTCACCCCGGCTGATGAGGATGGCGAACTGACCGTACGCTTTGGCATGATGAAAATGACCGTGTCCCTCGCAGATGTGGAATCGCTTCAGGGCGAAAAGGCAGAATTGCCTAAGGCAAAACCTGCTCCTGCACCGCCGCCCCCGCCGCCCCCCGCTCCGGC
- a CDS encoding universal stress protein, translating to MEPLDINLSGLSRVLVPIDFSDAAFAAQTAALTWVGDPSHLHILHVLPPLSPGEPGITWQTVNTASRQQHVEQSFRDRFSSKPYEKVQFTVLIGTPSIEIIRYAKEQHISLIVIPSHGRTGMGRLMLGSVAERVVRRSPCPVLVLRR from the coding sequence ATGGAGCCCTTAGATATCAATCTCAGCGGTCTCAGCCGCGTCCTCGTCCCCATTGACTTCTCCGATGCCGCCTTTGCCGCCCAAACCGCTGCCCTCACCTGGGTAGGCGATCCATCCCATTTACATATCCTGCATGTCTTGCCGCCCCTCAGTCCGGGGGAGCCCGGCATCACTTGGCAAACGGTGAATACCGCCAGTCGTCAACAGCATGTCGAGCAAAGCTTTCGCGATCGCTTCTCCAGCAAACCTTACGAGAAAGTGCAGTTCACGGTGCTCATTGGCACACCCAGCATCGAAATCATTCGCTACGCCAAAGAGCAGCACATATCTCTGATTGTGATTCCCTCCCACGGGCGCACGGGCATGGGCCGCCTGATGCTGGGATCGGTTGCAGAACGCGTGGTGCGGCGATCGCCCTGCCCAGTTCTAGTCCTCCGGCGCTAG